From Desulfovulcanus ferrireducens, a single genomic window includes:
- the thyX gene encoding FAD-dependent thymidylate synthase, with product MPEKKLEIKLLSKTDSGLSLIYAAFRQCYSAGFVGDIWDDLVSGKIEKEKQAEFIAKILESGHESPIEHVSFTFAVQGVSRALTHQLVRHRIASYSQQSQRYVDESDFDYILPPSIAKIPEAKVEFEQCMQTIGKAYRNLKRILQDNGLGKKANEDARFVLPQACESKVVFTMNCRSLLHFFELRCCERAQWEIRKMAWKMLKILRQELPVIFAVAGPKCERLGYCPEGEKFTCGKFKVRG from the coding sequence ATGCCCGAAAAAAAACTGGAAATAAAATTACTCAGTAAAACAGACAGCGGACTGTCTCTCATTTATGCTGCGTTCAGACAGTGCTATAGTGCAGGATTCGTAGGAGACATATGGGACGACCTTGTTTCAGGCAAGATAGAGAAAGAAAAGCAGGCTGAGTTTATTGCCAAAATATTAGAGTCCGGACACGAAAGCCCTATTGAGCATGTAAGTTTCACCTTTGCCGTGCAGGGAGTTTCCAGGGCTCTTACCCACCAACTGGTAAGACATCGCATTGCATCCTACTCCCAGCAGAGCCAGCGGTATGTTGATGAAAGTGACTTTGATTATATCCTGCCTCCCAGTATTGCCAAGATACCCGAAGCTAAGGTCGAATTTGAACAGTGTATGCAAACAATAGGGAAAGCATACCGTAACCTAAAAAGGATTTTACAAGATAATGGCCTGGGGAAAAAGGCCAATGAAGACGCACGGTTTGTCCTTCCCCAGGCATGTGAATCCAAAGTGGTCTTCACCATGAACTGCCGTAGCCTGTTACATTTTTTTGAACTCAGGTGCTGTGAGCGGGCACAATGGGAGATCCGCAAAATGGCCTGGAAAATGCTTAAGATTTTGCGTCAGGAACTACCGGTCATCTTTGCTGTTGCCGGTCCAAAATGTGAAAGGCTGGGATATTGTCCGGAAGGGGAAAAGTTTACCTGCGGGAAGTTTAAGGTCAGGGGCTAG